In Streptomyces violaceusniger Tu 4113, one DNA window encodes the following:
- a CDS encoding alpha/beta hydrolase, which yields MRAAALYGILGPLSLSLAMSALLATPATGRPLAASTARAAATATASNRSATAPAGAAGAPLTTPASPTARSASAAPVATAAPAWSAWSGSPATAAAPPGDAAAARGVALAARRAAERGIAFRRCPRAEALAAPITCGKVSVPLDYARPRGKHIALTVSRIRATGPKARRQGALVYNPGGPGASGMAFPEYAAEAAFRRLAAAYDFVGYAPRGVGRSAPLSCQRPAAYAKAPTSSPPHPTAAFKRRLVARARAYVRGCVRRAGRALAHYTTLNNARDLEVLRAALGRRRLTFVGASYGTYYGAVYATLFPGRVRRMVFDSVVNPAPWRIWYRDNLDQSVAFERRWRDWRRWVARHHTVYHLGTTADRVFASYEKARRRVGHKPAGGVVGTAQLQSAFLRTGYNDAYWDPAARALAAYLHGDPEPLIALAAPDPAQAADDENGNAVYTAVECNDAPWPRTWAAWNRDNTALARRAPFETWDNVAMNLPCAFWPLKPGRPLDVGNLEAVGPRTGRVALPPVLLLSAERDAATPYAGAKELWHRLPGSSLVTERKAGTHGVWGGPNDCVNRHVDTYLLTGRTPGRSASCAPRPEPAPLPAPAPLPESGKQPAAIPGTP from the coding sequence GTGAGAGCAGCAGCGCTGTACGGCATCCTCGGCCCGCTGTCCCTGTCGCTGGCCATGAGCGCGCTGCTCGCGACGCCCGCCACCGGCCGCCCGCTCGCCGCGTCCACCGCCCGCGCCGCCGCGACGGCCACCGCGTCCAACCGGTCCGCCACGGCCCCGGCCGGTGCGGCGGGCGCGCCCCTCACGACCCCGGCCTCCCCCACCGCCCGTTCGGCCTCCGCCGCGCCCGTCGCCACCGCCGCACCCGCCTGGAGCGCCTGGTCCGGCTCGCCCGCCACGGCCGCCGCCCCGCCCGGTGACGCGGCCGCGGCCCGCGGGGTGGCGCTCGCCGCCCGGCGCGCGGCCGAGCGGGGCATCGCCTTCCGCCGCTGCCCCCGCGCCGAGGCCCTGGCCGCCCCCATCACCTGCGGAAAGGTCTCCGTCCCGCTCGACTACGCCCGTCCCCGCGGCAAGCACATCGCCCTCACCGTCAGCCGGATCCGGGCCACCGGCCCCAAGGCACGGCGTCAGGGGGCGCTGGTCTACAACCCCGGCGGACCGGGCGCCTCCGGTATGGCGTTCCCCGAGTACGCGGCCGAGGCCGCCTTCCGCCGCCTGGCCGCCGCCTACGACTTCGTCGGCTACGCCCCACGGGGCGTGGGCCGTTCAGCCCCGCTGTCCTGCCAGCGGCCGGCGGCCTACGCCAAGGCGCCGACCAGCTCCCCGCCGCACCCCACCGCCGCCTTCAAACGGCGGCTGGTGGCGCGGGCCCGCGCCTACGTGCGGGGCTGTGTGCGCCGCGCGGGCCGCGCCCTCGCGCACTACACGACGCTGAACAACGCCCGCGATCTCGAGGTGCTGCGCGCGGCGCTGGGCCGGCGGCGGCTCACCTTCGTGGGCGCCTCGTACGGCACGTACTACGGGGCCGTCTACGCCACGCTCTTCCCGGGGCGGGTGCGCCGGATGGTCTTCGACAGCGTGGTCAACCCCGCCCCCTGGCGGATCTGGTACCGCGACAACCTCGACCAGTCGGTGGCCTTCGAGCGGCGCTGGCGGGACTGGCGCCGCTGGGTCGCCCGGCACCACACCGTCTACCATCTGGGCACCACCGCGGACCGGGTGTTCGCCTCGTACGAGAAGGCGCGGCGGCGGGTGGGGCACAAGCCGGCGGGCGGGGTCGTCGGCACCGCCCAGCTCCAGAGCGCGTTCCTGCGGACCGGTTACAACGACGCTTACTGGGATCCGGCCGCCCGGGCGCTGGCCGCCTATCTGCACGGTGACCCCGAGCCGCTGATCGCGCTCGCCGCGCCCGATCCGGCACAGGCGGCCGACGACGAGAACGGCAACGCCGTCTACACCGCCGTGGAGTGCAACGACGCGCCCTGGCCGCGCACCTGGGCCGCCTGGAACCGCGACAACACCGCCCTCGCCCGCCGCGCGCCCTTCGAGACGTGGGACAACGTGGCGATGAACCTGCCGTGCGCCTTCTGGCCGCTGAAGCCCGGCCGCCCGCTCGACGTGGGGAACTTGGAGGCGGTGGGCCCCCGGACGGGGCGGGTCGCGCTGCCGCCGGTGCTGCTGCTCTCAGCGGAGCGGGACGCGGCCACCCCGTACGCGGGGGCGAAGGAGCTGTGGCACCGGCTGCCCGGCTCTTCGCTGGTGACCGAGCGGAAGGCGGGCACCCACGGGGTGTGGGGCGGGCCGAACGACTGCGTCAACCGCCATGTGGACACGTATCTGCTGACCGGGAGGACGCCGGGCCGGTCCGCCTCGTGCGCCCCGCGCCCGGAGCCCGCACCGCTTCCGGCCCCGGCCCCGCTGCCCGAGTCGGGCAAGCAGCCGGCCGCGATCCCGGGCACGCCGTAA